A region of Mesoplodon densirostris isolate mMesDen1 chromosome 11, mMesDen1 primary haplotype, whole genome shotgun sequence DNA encodes the following proteins:
- the NACA gene encoding nascent polypeptide-associated complex subunit alpha isoform X1, which produces MPGEATETVPATEQELPQPQAETALLPVSSALSVTAAVLGQPKPTPTPTPTPPCSLASQQCPLATPNQPSSFLSPSTIASTLLEAPFPESSTGTALPLGAAPPPAGTPAFLIGPPISPAALALASPIIAPTLKGVHSSSAPLALVALAPHSVQKSSGYPPNPLSSPPSVAVIESGSVTSLSAPVASSEPKPSPLQAPSQVVPNPKGTPSPPGIVSAVPSHLVTPLASLQSGLASCPQTPPATPLAIPSPQVKGIPISSALTSPQNPASLSLKGPLSPPAALSLSTQSIPVAPHAPPVFLTSLGSPVQPSGSNILSDPIEDTVSVDHSSTGTSYPSQRSLIPPLLSKNEVVPTAVAAFPVGAPTSPLALSADKGLSTITDIASSNVATSSLLSPTASLILKDSPSAAHQPLVAQILGSSPEGPGLKEAPVSSVGTTPLGMANSSTVSAAPVTFEVATCFSIPVSSGPMSSKDSVSQTALVMAPVAPKELPTPQVTTTLGIPVSQPLPAPEDPKSLPVSPALAAPKNLPSLQSTSSSLEIALSPEATLVKKSFLEPLPLVKPASTTTSSLGVNSPTSIIKTDSYASPDPTSLLLKSSLTTPAVTTFPLESTAVDGMAPTTAKGTSTPIPVASPFLEGAVSLNSKSHPAKKSTSTLTTLPLVPPTSESCPVAPAVTLSPQNVSASPATVAQVPEIPKSESFPSLPPAGTPQGAKKVHGISQTSALAPVASSPEGYPTEDSGASVTASSKGTYLTDSPSPLGTSVSPQTKRTPTKKGSATTTLSLAPVSKSVPAVPDTPAGNLSFTISPVEASSLPEANLSFHVHKGSLAKKHSPTPPSPKEAPIPLPMSPPSPKAGPATPSPKETLTPPAVTPSSPKGAPATPSPRESPATPSPKEAPTPSVVAPPSPKGGPATSLPKETPTPPAVTPSSPKGALTSPKGGPATPSSKEPLTLSAAVPCSPEGGPATPSPKEPLSPSAATPPSPKGGPATTSPKRAPATPPPKGGSTPPAVAPPSPKGDPATPSPKEAPVPSALTPSSPKGTPAPVRAPAISPPKGDSTPPAVAPPSPKGGPATPSPKRASASPPPKGDSTPPAVTLPSPKGGPATPSPKRASATPPPKGDSTPPAVAPPSPKGGPATPSPKRASASPPPKRDSTPPAMAPHTPKEAPATPLKGASTPSAAAPPSPKKAPAAPSLKGIPTPSAVAPPSPKGGPATPSLKRAPPTSPLKGDPTPPSVAPPSPKRASATLVPKESPATPDPKEVPTSPAMAPSSPKGGPATPSPRRAPAAPPLRGDPTPPSVTPSSPKRASATPALKEVPTPSAVTPSSPQKSLAPKGGPATSSSKGAPTPPAVIPPSPKEACTSPVSVTCPLGSIAPQASKEPPIKKGPTALKAVLDAPALESAPVVTAPTQKKSSISPPVCPDPSAQNGTKGSLPTVAPAPLLTVCTQKGSSPKAPKALPVSLLKGKDSFHSPKGPLAPPESETSTPSAAAAPEKVLPKAGSASVSPAPTPSVSLPLAPSPVPPLLPKQQSLPSSPGLVLESPRKPSAPADEDELPPLIPPEPISGGVPFQPVLVNMPTPKPAGIPAPTPSAKQPVLKNNKGSGTESDSDESVPELEEQDSTQATTQQAQLAAAAEIDEEPVSKAKQSRSEKKARKAMSKLGLRQVTGVTRVTIRKSKNILFVITKPDVYKSPASDTYIVFGEAKIEDLSQQAQLAAAEKFKVQGEAVSNIQENTQTPTVQEESEEEEVDETGVEVKDIELVMSQANVSRAKAVRALKNNSNDIVNAIMELTM; this is translated from the exons ATGCCCGGTGAAGCCACAGAAACCGTCCCTGCTACAGAGCAGGAGTTGCCACAGCCCCAGGCTGAGACAG CTTTGCTTCCTGTGTCTTCAGCCTTGAGTGTCACTGCTGCTGTTTTAGGGCAGCCTAaacctacccctacccctacccctacccctccTTGTTCCCTGGCCTCCCAACAATGCCCTCTGGCAACCCCTAACCAGCCTTCCTCATTCCTTTCTCCCTCTACTATTGCCTCAACCCTTCTTGAAGCTCCTTTTCCTGAGTCATCCACTGGGACAGCCCTGCCTTTGGgagctgcccctccccctgctggcACCCCAGCTTTCCTAATAGGGCCTCCCATCTCCCCAGCTGCCTTAGCTCTGGCCTCTCCCATAATAGCTCCAACTCTGAAAGGTGTTCATTCCTCTTCAGCTCCCTTGGCTCTGGTGGCCTTGGCTCCCCACTCAGTTCAGAAGAGCTCTGGCTATCCACCTAACCCTCTTAGTTCACCTCCTTCAGTTGCTGTGATTGAGTCAGGGTCAGTGACATCTCTGTCAGCTCCAGTTGCTTCCTCAGAACCAAAGCCCTCTCCTCTTCAAGCTCCCTCTCAAGTAGTCCCTAATCCAAAAGGTACCCCCAGCCCTCCAGGTATAGTCAGTGCTGTTCCTTCCCATCTTGTAACTCCTTTGGCCTCTCTTCAGTCTGGACTAGCCTCATGTCCTCAGACGCCACCTGCCACTCCCCTAGCCATCCCTTCCCCTCAGGTCAAAGGCATCCCTATTTCCTCAGCTCTGACTTCTCCACAAAACCCTGCAAGCCTCAGCCTAAAGGGACCCCTTAGTCCACCTGCTGCTTTATCTCTTTCAACTCAGTCTATTCCTGTGGCTCCTCATGCCCCCCCAGTTTTCCTCACTTCTCTTGGTTCTCCTGTTCAACCTTCAGGTTCTAATATTCTGTCAGATCCCATAGAGGATACTGTTTCTGTAGATCATTCTTCCACGGGTACCTCTTACCCTTCTCAGAGATCTCTAATTCCTCCCCTTCTTTCCAAAAATGAGGTGGTTCCTACTGCTGTGGCTGCTTTTCCGGTGGGGGCTCCAACTTCCCCTCTGGCTCTGTCTGCTGACAAAGGCCTCTCTACTATCACTGACATAGCCTCTTCCAATGTAGCTACCTCTTCTCTGTTATCTCCTACAGCCTCTCTGATTCTCAAAGACTCTCCTAGTGCTGCTCATCAACCTTTGGTGGCCCAGATTCTTGGTTCTTCTCCAGAGGGGCCAGGCTTGAAAGAAGCTCCTGTTTCTTCTGTTGGAACCACCCCACTTGGGATGGCTAACTCCTCTACAGTTTCTGCAGCACCTGTTACCTTTGAGGTAGCTACTTGTTTCTCTATTccagtttcatcaggtcccatgaGCAGTAAGGACTCAGTTTCCCAGACTGCCTTGGTTATGGCGCCTGTGGCTCCCAAAGAGCTTCCTACTCCTCAGGTAACCACCACTCTGGGGATACCAGTCTCTCAACCTCTGCCAGCCCCTGAGGACCCCAAAAGTCTCCCTGTTTCACCAGCCCTGGCCGCCCCTAAAAATCTCCCTTCTCTCCAAAGTACATCATCTTCTCTGGAGATAGCTCTTTCTCCTGAAGCCACCTTGGTAAAGAAAAGCTTCCTAGAGCCTCTCCCTCTAGTTAAGCCAGCCAGTACTACTACCTCGTCTCTGGGGGTCAACTCCCCAACCTCTATAATCAAGACAGATTCTTATGCAAGCCCAGATCCAACGAGTCTGCTTCTCAAAAGTTCTCTCACTACCCCAGCTGTAACTACATTTCCTTTGGAAAGCACTGCCGTTGATGGGATGGCTCCTACAACTGCCAAAGGTACCTCCACTCCTATACCTGTAGCCAGTCCTTTTCTAGAAGGAGCTGTCTCTCTAAATTCTAAAAGCCACCCTGCCAAGAAGAGTACTTCCACTCTTACTACTTTACCTTTGGTCCCTCCAACCTCTGAAAGTTGCCCTGTGGCTCCAGCTGTGACTTTATCTCCCCAGAATGTTTCTGCTTCTCCAGCTACTGTGGCACAGGTCCCTGAAATTCCCAAGTctgagtcttttccctctcttcctccagcTGGTACTCCTCAAGGTGCAAAGAAAGTTCATGGTatttctcaaacttcagcatTGGCACCTGTGGCTTCCTCTCCTGAAGGGTACCCAACTGAGGACTCTGGTGCTTCTGTTACTGCATCTTCCAAAGGAACTTACCTAACTGACTCCCCATCTCCTTTAGGGACTAGTGTGTCTCCTCAAACCAAAAGAACTCCAACCAAGAAGGGTTCAGCTACTACTACCTTAAGTCTTGCTCCTGTTTCTAAAAGTGTACCTGCTGTCCCTGATACTCCTGCTGGAAATCTGTCATTCACTATTTCTCCAGTTGAAGCTTCCTCTCTTCCAGAGGCCAATCTTTCTTTTCATGTCCATAAAGGATCACTAGCCAAGAAGCATTCCCCTACTCCCCCATCCCCCAAAGAGGCTCCCATTCCCCTACCTatgtctcccccttcccccaaagcGGGGCCAGCAACCCCATCCCCTAAAGAAACCCTAACTCCTCCAGCTGTGACTCCTTCCTCCCCCAAAGGAGCCCCAGCAACTCCATCTCCCAGAGAGTCCCCAGCTACCCCATCTCCCAAAGAGGCCCCCACTCCCTCAGTTGTGGCTCCTCCTTCCCCCAAAGGGGGACCAGCAACCTCATTACCTAAAGAGACCCCCACTCCTCCAGCTGTGACTCCTTCCTCCCCCAAAGGAGCCCTTACTTCCCCCAAAGGGGGCCCAGCAACCCCATCTTCCAAAGAGCCCCTCACTCTGTCAGCTGCGGTTCCTTGCTCTCCCGAAGGGGGCCCAGCAACCCCATCTCCCAAAGAGCCCCTCAGTCCGTCAGCTGCAACTCCTCCCTCTCCCAAAGGGGGCCCAGCAACCACATCTCCCAAAAGAGCCCCAGCTACCCCACCTCCAAAGGGGGGCTCCACTCCCCCAGCTGTGGCTCCTCCTTCCCCCAAAGGAGACCCAGCAACTCCATCTCCCAAAGAGGCTCCTGTTCCCTCAGCTCTGACTCCTTCCTCCCCCAAAGGGACTCCAGCCCCCGTAAGAGCTCCAGCTATCTCACCTCCCAAAGGGGATTCCACTCCCCCAGCTgtggctcctccctcccccaaaggaGGCCCAGCAACTCCATCTCCCAaaagagcctcagcttccccacctcCCAAAGGGGATTCCACTCCCCCAGCTGTGACTCTTCCCTCCCCCAAAGGAGGCCCAGCAACTCCATCTCCCAAAAGAGCCTCAGCTACCCCACCTCCCAAAGGGGATTCCACTCCCCCAGCTgtggctcctccctcccccaaaggaGGCCCAGCAACTCCATCTCCCAaaagagcctcagcttccccacctcCCAAAAGAGATTCCACTCCCCCAGCTATGGCTCCTCACACCCCCAAAGAGGCCCCAGCAACTCCACTCAAAGGAGCCTCCACTCCCTCAGCTGCGGCTCCTCCCTCTCCAAAAAAGGCCCCAGCAGCTCCATCACTCAAAGGAATTCCCACTCCCTCAGCTgtggctcctccctcccccaaaggGGGCCCAGCAACTCCATCCCTCAAAAGAGCCCCACCTACTTCACCTCTCAAAGGAGACCCTACTCCCCCATCTgtggctcctccctcccccaaaagaGCCTCAGCAACTCTGGTCCCCAAAGAGTCTCCAGCAACCCCAGACCCCAAAGAAGTCCCCACTTCCCCAGCCATGGCTCCTTCCTCCCCCAAAGGGGGCCCAGCAACTCCATCTCCCAGAAGAGCCCCAGCTGCCCCACCTCTCAGAGGAGACCCTACTCCGCCATCTGTGACTCCTTCCTCCCCAAAAAGAGCCTCAGCAACTCCAGCCCTCAAAGAGGTCCCTACTCCCTCAGCTGTAACTCCTTCCTCCCCGCAAAAGTCTCTAGCCCCCAAAGGGGGGCCAGCAACCTCATCCTCCAAAGGGGCTCCCACTCCCCCAGCTgtgattcctccctcccccaaagaGGCCTGTACTTCCCCAGTTTCAGTCACATGTCCCTTGGGGTCCATTGCACCTCAGGCATCTAAAGAGCCCCCAATAAAGAAAGGCCCCACAGCTCTCAAAGCAGTGCTTGATGCTCCAGCTCTAGAAAGTGCACCAGTCGTCACAGCTCCCACTCAGAAGAAGAGTTCTATTTCACCTCCTGTGTGCCCAGATCCCTCAGCTCAGAATGGTACTAAAGGATCCCTTCCTACAGTGGCTCCAGCTCCTCTGCTGACAGTCTGCACTCAGAAAGGTTCTTCTCCAAAGGCTCCAAAAGCCCTCCCTGTTTCTCTCTTAAAGGGCAAAGACTCTTTCCATTCCCCAAAGGGCCCCTTGGCTCCTCCTGAGTCTGAGACGTCTACcccttcagcagcagctgccccagAGAAGGTCCTTCCTAAAGCTGGATCTGCATCTGTCTCTCCAGCACCTACCCCATCAGTCTCTCTGCCTCTTGCTCCCTCCCCAGTTCCCCCTCTGCTCCCTAAACAGCAATCTCTGCCGTCCTCACCTGGGCTGGTGCTGGAATCACCCCGTAAGCCCTCAGCCCCTGCTGATGAGGATGAGCTGCCGCCTCTGATTCCCCCGGAACCAATCTCGGGGGGAGTGCCTTTCCAGCCGGTCCTCGTCAACATGCCCACCCCCAAACCTGCTGGGATCCCTGCCCCAACCCCCTCTGCCAAGCAGCCTGTTCTGAAGAATAATAAGG GGTCTGgaacagaatctgatagtgatgAATCAGTACCAGAGCTTGAGGAACAGGATTCTACACAGGCAACCACACAACAAGCCCAG CTGGCAGCGGCAGCTGAAATCGATGAAGAACCA
- the PRIM1 gene encoding DNA primase small subunit isoform X1, with protein sequence MEAFDSAELPELLKLYYRRLFPYAQYYRWLNYGGVVKNYFQHREFSFTLKDDIYIRYQSFNNQSDLEKEMQKMNPYKIDIGAVYSHRPNQHNTVKLGAFQAQEKELVFDIDMTDYDDVRRCCSSADICSKCWTLMTMAIHIIDRALKEDFGFKHRLWVYSGRRGVHCWVCDESVRKLSSAVRSGIVEYLSVVKGGQDVKKKVHLSEKIHPFVRKSINIIKKYFEDYALVDQDILENKESWDKILALVPETMHDELQQSFQKHHNSLQRWEHLKKAASRCQNNSKNDKCGPWLEWEIMLQYCFPRLDINVSKGINHLLKSPFSVHPKTGRISVPIDLQKVDQFDPFTVPTISSICHELDVISTKEEEKENGAESDIKHRTRDYKKTSLAPFVKVFEQFLENLEKSRKGELLKKSDLQKDF encoded by the exons ATGGAGGCGTTTGACTCCGCCGAGCTGCCCGAGCTGCTTAAGCTTTATTACCGGAGGCTCTTTCCCTACGCCCAGTACTATCGTTGGCTCAACTATGGCGGAG tggtaaagaattacTTTCAACACCGTGAATTTTCCTTCACATTGAAAGATGATATTTACATTCGTTACCAATCCTTCAACAACCAGAGTGATCTGGAAAAGGAGATGCAGAAAATGAATCCGTACAAGATTGATATAGGCGCGGTATATTCCCACAGA CCCAATCAACACAATACAGTGAAGCTGGGAGCTTTCCAGGCTCAGGAAAAAGAACTGGTGTTTGACATTGACATGACAGACTACGATGATGTGAGGAGATGTTGTAG TTCTGCAGACATATGTTCTAAGTGCTGGACCCTCATGACGATGGCCATACACATCATTGACCGAGCATTGAAGG AGGACTTTGGATTTAAACATCGTCTCTGGGTATATTCTGGAAGGAGAGGTGTTCATTGCTGGGTCTGTGATGAATCAGTTAGAAAACTGTCCTCTGCAGTACGTTCTGGGATAGTTGAATATTTGAGTGTTGTAAAG GGTGgtcaagatgttaaaaagaaagttcACCTAAGTGAAAAAATTCATCCTTTTGTCAG aaaatctataaacataataaaaaaatactttgaagACTATGCCTTGGTCGATCAAGATATTCTTGAGAATAAAGAAAGCTGGGATAAGATTTTAGCCCTTGTTCCTGAAA CAATGCATGATGAACTTCAACAAAGCTTCCAAAAGCATCACAATTCACTTCAGCGCTGGGAGCATTTGAAGAAAGCAGCCAGCAGATGTCAG AATAACAGCAAAAATGACAAATGTGGACCCTGGCTGGAGTGGGAGATCATGCTCCAGTACTGTTTTCCACGACTGGATATCAATGTTAGCAAAGGAATCAATCATTTACTGAAGAGCCCTTTTAGTGTTCATCCTAAAACAG GTCGCATTTCTGTGCCTATTGATTTACAGAAAGTGGATCAGTTTGATCCATTTACTGTTCCAACCATAAG TTCCATTTGCCATGAATTGGATGTTATTTCtactaaagaagaagaaaaagagaacgGAGCTGAATCTGATATCAAACATAGAACCAGAG ATTACAAGAAGACCAGTCTAGCTCCTTTTGTAAAAGTTTTTGAGCAGTTTCTTGAAAACCTGGAGAAATCTCGAAAAGGAGAACTTCTCAAGAAGAGTG atttacaaaaagaCTTCTGA
- the PRIM1 gene encoding DNA primase small subunit isoform X2, which produces MEAFDSAELPELLKLYYRRLFPYAQYYRWLNYGGVVKNYFQHREFSFTLKDDIYIRYQSFNNQSDLEKEMQKMNPYKIDIGAVYSHRPNQHNTVKLGAFQAQEKELVFDIDMTDYDDVRRCCSSADICSKCWTLMTMAIHIIDRALKEDFGFKHRLWVYSGRRGVHCWVCDESVRKLSSAVRSGIVEYLSVVKGGQDVKKKVHLSEKIHPFVRKSINIIKKYFEDYALVDQDILENKESWDKILALVPETMHDELQQSFQKHHNSLQRWEHLKKAASRCQNNSKNDKCGPWLEWEIMLQYCFPRLDINVSKGINHLLKSPFSVHPKTGRISVPIDLQKVDQFDPFTVPTISSICHELDVISTKEEEKENGAESDIKHRTRVSRSIHVSTNDPIPFLLWLSNIPLYICTTSLFIHLSMGI; this is translated from the exons ATGGAGGCGTTTGACTCCGCCGAGCTGCCCGAGCTGCTTAAGCTTTATTACCGGAGGCTCTTTCCCTACGCCCAGTACTATCGTTGGCTCAACTATGGCGGAG tggtaaagaattacTTTCAACACCGTGAATTTTCCTTCACATTGAAAGATGATATTTACATTCGTTACCAATCCTTCAACAACCAGAGTGATCTGGAAAAGGAGATGCAGAAAATGAATCCGTACAAGATTGATATAGGCGCGGTATATTCCCACAGA CCCAATCAACACAATACAGTGAAGCTGGGAGCTTTCCAGGCTCAGGAAAAAGAACTGGTGTTTGACATTGACATGACAGACTACGATGATGTGAGGAGATGTTGTAG TTCTGCAGACATATGTTCTAAGTGCTGGACCCTCATGACGATGGCCATACACATCATTGACCGAGCATTGAAGG AGGACTTTGGATTTAAACATCGTCTCTGGGTATATTCTGGAAGGAGAGGTGTTCATTGCTGGGTCTGTGATGAATCAGTTAGAAAACTGTCCTCTGCAGTACGTTCTGGGATAGTTGAATATTTGAGTGTTGTAAAG GGTGgtcaagatgttaaaaagaaagttcACCTAAGTGAAAAAATTCATCCTTTTGTCAG aaaatctataaacataataaaaaaatactttgaagACTATGCCTTGGTCGATCAAGATATTCTTGAGAATAAAGAAAGCTGGGATAAGATTTTAGCCCTTGTTCCTGAAA CAATGCATGATGAACTTCAACAAAGCTTCCAAAAGCATCACAATTCACTTCAGCGCTGGGAGCATTTGAAGAAAGCAGCCAGCAGATGTCAG AATAACAGCAAAAATGACAAATGTGGACCCTGGCTGGAGTGGGAGATCATGCTCCAGTACTGTTTTCCACGACTGGATATCAATGTTAGCAAAGGAATCAATCATTTACTGAAGAGCCCTTTTAGTGTTCATCCTAAAACAG GTCGCATTTCTGTGCCTATTGATTTACAGAAAGTGGATCAGTTTGATCCATTTACTGTTCCAACCATAAG TTCCATTTGCCATGAATTGGATGTTATTTCtactaaagaagaagaaaaagagaacgGAGCTGAATCTGATATCAAACATAGAACCAGAG tctctagatccatccacgtctctacaaatgacccaattccgtttcttttatggctgagtaatattccattgtatatatgtaccacgtctttattcattcatctgtcgatgggcatttag